One window from the genome of Tachypleus tridentatus isolate NWPU-2018 chromosome 11, ASM421037v1, whole genome shotgun sequence encodes:
- the LOC143231300 gene encoding uncharacterized protein LOC143231300, whose translation MITNGNIQSSVDLYQNSYTQENDSEEDDNEMEVVSKEVVSKEAVSKEVVSKDVVSKDVASKDVLSKDVVSKDVISKDVMSKDVVSKDVVSKEVVSKDVASKVVVSEDVASKEVVFKDVVSKEILYKDVASKDVVSKDVVSKDVVSKEVVSKDVASKEVVSKEVVSKDVVSKEVVSKKVVSKDVVSKEVVSKDLASKDVVSKEVVSKDVVSKKVVSKDVVSKEVVSKDVASKVVVSKDVASKDVVSKEIVYKDVASKDVASKDVVSKDVVSKEVVSKDVASKEVVSKEVVSKDVVSKEVVSKKVVSKDVVSKEVVSKDLASKDVVSKEVVSKDVVSKDE comes from the coding sequence AAGTAGTGTCAAAAGAAGTAGTATCCAAAGAAGCAGTATCCAAAGAAGTAGTGTCCAAAGATGTAGTATCCAAAGATGTAGCATCCAAAGACGTACTATCCAAAGATGTAGTGTCCAAAGATGTTATATCCAAAGATGTAATGTCCAAAGATGTAGTATCCAAAGATGTAGTATCCAAAGAAGTAGTGTCCAAAGATGTAGCATCCAAAGTAGTAGTGTCCGAAGATGTAGCATCCAAAgaagtagtatttaaagatgtAGTATCCAAAGAAATATTATACAAAGATGTAGCATCCAAAGACGTAGTATCCAAAGATGTAGTGTCCAAAGATGTAGTATCCAAAGAAGTAGTGTCCAAAGATGTAGCGTCCAAAGAGGTAGTATCCAAAGAAGTAGTATCCAAAGATGTAGTATCCAAAGAAGTAGTATCCAAAAAAGTAGTGTCCAAAGATGTAGTATCCAAAGAAGTAGTATCCAAAGATTTAGCATCCAAAGATGTAGTATCCAAAGAAGTAGTATCCAAAGATGTGGTATCCAAAAAAGTAGTGTCCAAAGATGTAGTATCCAAAGAAGTAGTGTCCAAAGATGTAGCATCCAAAGTAGTAGTGTCCAAAGATGTAGCATCCAAAGATGTAGTATCCAAAGAAATAGTATACAAAGATGTAGCATCCAAAGATGTAGCATCCAAAGACGTAGTATCCAAAGATGTAGTATCCAAAGAAGTAGTGTCCAAAGATGTAGCGTCCAAAGAGGTAGTATCCAAAGAAGTAGTATCCAAAGATGTAGTATCCAAAGAAGTAGTATCCAAAAAAGTAGTGTCCAAAGATGTAGTATCCAAAGAAGTAGTATCCAAAGATTTAGCATCCAAAGATGTAGTATCCAAAGAAGTAGTATCCAAAGATGTAGTATCCAAAGATGAATGA